The Micromonospora sp. Llam0 genome includes a window with the following:
- the pcaG gene encoding protocatechuate 3,4-dioxygenase subunit alpha, protein MTTSVTASDWDRQTGLTPAQTVGPYLGIGLPWPDGPFVVDETDPAGIWLRGRLLDGAGDPVPDGLIETWQADPQGRFDHPDDPRGAVAGFRGFGRCPTDETGGWAVRTRKPGPVPGPDGQPQAPHVAVSVFARGLLHRVVTRIYFPDEADANAADPVLTGLPQARRGTLIATAGPDGYRFDIRLQGEHETVFFAV, encoded by the coding sequence GTGACGACCAGCGTGACCGCGTCGGACTGGGACCGGCAGACCGGGCTGACCCCGGCGCAGACCGTCGGGCCGTACCTGGGGATCGGCCTGCCCTGGCCGGACGGGCCGTTCGTGGTCGACGAGACCGACCCGGCGGGGATCTGGCTGCGCGGCCGGCTCCTCGACGGCGCCGGCGACCCGGTGCCGGACGGTCTGATCGAGACCTGGCAGGCCGACCCGCAGGGCCGGTTCGACCATCCGGACGATCCGCGCGGCGCGGTGGCCGGGTTCCGCGGCTTCGGCCGCTGCCCCACCGACGAGACCGGCGGGTGGGCGGTGCGCACCCGCAAGCCAGGGCCGGTGCCCGGCCCGGACGGGCAGCCGCAGGCCCCGCACGTCGCCGTGTCGGTGTTCGCCCGTGGCCTGCTGCACCGCGTCGTCACCCGGATCTACTTCCCGGACGAGGCCGACGCGAACGCCGCCGACCCGGTGCTGACCGGGCTGCCGCAGGCTCGACGCGGCACGTTGATCGCGACCGCCGGGCCGGACGGCTACCGGTTCGACATCCGACTGCAGGGCGAGCATGAAACCGTTTTTTTCGCCGTCTGA
- a CDS encoding IclR family transcriptional regulator C-terminal domain-containing protein, whose translation MTEHGREAHFVQSLERGLAVIRAFDAQHPELTLSEVARICDLTRAAARRFLLTLVDLGYVRTDGRMFSLTPRVLELGYAYLSSISLPEVAEPHLERLVAQVHESSSVCVLDGDSIVYVSRVPTSRIMTVSINVGTRFPAYATSVGRVLLAHLPEEEAIIRLERSRLDRLTGRTVHTMAALRAELYRVRAQGYAIVDQELEEGLRSVAAPIRDRAGTVVAAVNISVHASRNTVESIRRELLPHLLATAAKIEADLRIAAPGRATRLPGA comes from the coding sequence ATGACCGAGCATGGGCGGGAAGCTCATTTCGTGCAGTCGTTGGAGCGTGGCCTGGCCGTGATCCGCGCCTTCGACGCCCAGCATCCTGAGTTGACACTCAGCGAGGTGGCCCGGATCTGCGACCTGACCCGCGCCGCCGCCCGCCGGTTCCTGCTCACCCTGGTCGACCTCGGCTACGTCCGCACCGACGGGCGGATGTTCTCGCTCACCCCCCGGGTGCTGGAGCTGGGCTACGCCTACCTGTCCAGCATCTCGCTGCCCGAGGTCGCCGAACCGCACCTGGAACGGCTGGTCGCCCAGGTGCACGAGTCGTCGTCGGTGTGCGTGCTGGACGGCGACTCGATCGTCTACGTCTCCCGGGTGCCGACGTCGCGGATCATGACGGTGTCGATCAACGTCGGGACCCGGTTCCCCGCGTACGCCACCTCCGTCGGCCGGGTGCTGCTGGCGCACCTGCCCGAGGAAGAGGCGATCATCCGGCTGGAGCGCAGCCGGCTGGACCGGCTCACCGGCCGTACCGTCCACACCATGGCGGCGTTGCGGGCGGAGCTGTACCGGGTCCGCGCCCAGGGGTACGCCATCGTCGACCAGGAGTTGGAGGAAGGTCTGCGGTCGGTGGCGGCACCGATCCGGGACCGGGCCGGCACCGTGGTCGCCGCGGTGAACATCTCGGTGCACGCCAGCCGCAACACCGTCGAGTCGATCCGCCGCGAACTGCTGCCGCACCTGCTGGCCACCGCCGCCAAGATCGAAGCCGATCTGCGGATCGCCGCGCCGGGCCGGGCCACCCGGCTGCCCGGCGCCTGA
- the pcaB gene encoding 3-carboxy-cis,cis-muconate cycloisomerase, producing MKPFFSPSDPESTIDGRRAVDDEVPVDDPEPVGLFDPLLAAGGVRAAVDDRAWLRAMLDAEAALARAQAACGSVPAAAAEAITATARDHRFDPAAIGAGATGAGNPVVPLVAALRAAVGPDTARYVHAGATSQDILDTAAMLVVRRALGPMLDDVRRAASAAARLAETHRDTLLPARTLLQQALPTTFGLVAAGWLTALDTAARRLGTVRDEVPAVQLGGAAGTLAAFGAAGPALVDRLAAELDLAAPPLPWHTDRSRLAELAGVLGGTAGSISKIARDVTLHAQTEVAELAEERPGGSSTLPHKRNPVAAVTAVACAGQAPGLVATLLAAMTQEHQRAAGGWHAEWRALNHLLESVGSAAYWLRTCLEGLRVDAVRMRANLDLTGGALLAERVSGALAGQLGRHRANEIVKVAVTSGPAAGLAERLAADPQVGTVLSRAQLAELLDPAGYLGAYGELIDRALRAHRSRPTQEDR from the coding sequence ATGAAACCGTTTTTTTCGCCGTCTGACCCGGAGTCCACCATCGACGGTCGGCGGGCCGTCGACGACGAGGTGCCGGTCGACGATCCCGAGCCGGTCGGTCTGTTCGACCCGCTGCTCGCCGCCGGCGGGGTCCGGGCCGCCGTCGACGACCGGGCCTGGCTGCGCGCCATGCTCGACGCCGAAGCTGCGTTGGCCCGCGCCCAGGCGGCCTGCGGGTCGGTGCCGGCGGCCGCCGCCGAGGCGATCACCGCCACCGCCCGCGACCACCGGTTCGACCCGGCGGCGATCGGCGCGGGTGCGACCGGCGCCGGCAACCCGGTGGTGCCGCTGGTCGCCGCGTTGCGCGCCGCTGTCGGACCGGACACCGCCCGGTACGTGCACGCCGGGGCCACCAGCCAGGACATCCTGGACACCGCCGCCATGCTGGTCGTCCGCCGGGCGCTGGGGCCGATGCTGGACGACGTACGGCGGGCCGCCTCGGCCGCCGCCCGGCTGGCCGAGACGCACCGGGACACGCTGCTGCCCGCCCGGACCCTGCTGCAGCAGGCGCTGCCGACCACCTTCGGACTGGTCGCCGCCGGCTGGCTGACCGCGCTGGACACCGCCGCCCGCCGGCTGGGCACCGTCCGCGACGAGGTCCCCGCCGTCCAGCTCGGTGGCGCCGCCGGCACCCTGGCCGCGTTCGGCGCCGCCGGCCCGGCCCTGGTCGACCGGCTCGCCGCCGAGCTCGACCTGGCCGCCCCGCCGCTGCCCTGGCACACCGACCGGAGCCGGCTGGCCGAGCTGGCCGGCGTGCTCGGCGGCACCGCCGGCAGCATCAGCAAGATCGCCCGCGACGTCACGCTGCACGCCCAGACCGAGGTCGCCGAGTTGGCCGAGGAACGCCCCGGCGGATCGTCGACCCTGCCGCACAAACGCAACCCGGTCGCCGCCGTCACCGCCGTCGCCTGCGCCGGCCAGGCCCCCGGTCTGGTCGCCACCCTGCTGGCCGCGATGACCCAGGAGCACCAGCGGGCGGCCGGCGGCTGGCACGCCGAGTGGCGGGCGCTGAACCACCTGCTGGAGTCGGTCGGCTCGGCCGCCTACTGGCTGCGTACCTGCCTGGAAGGGCTGCGGGTGGACGCCGTACGGATGCGGGCCAACCTCGACCTGACCGGCGGGGCGCTGCTCGCCGAACGGGTCAGCGGGGCGCTGGCCGGGCAGCTCGGCCGGCACCGGGCCAACGAGATCGTCAAGGTGGCGGTCACCAGCGGGCCCGCCGCCGGGCTGGCCGAGCGGCTGGCCGCCGACCCGCAGGTGGGCACGGTACTCAGCCGGGCGCAGCTGGCCGAGCTGCTCGACCCGGCCGGCTACCTCGGCGCGTACGGCGAACTGATCGACCGGGCGCTGCGCGCCCACCGCAGCCGACCGACTCAGGAGGACCGCTGA
- the rnhA gene encoding ribonuclease HI — MAGLKTTRVQIWTDGACSGNPGPGGWGALLRYGEAEKELCGGEASPTTNNRMELTAPIRALAALTRTSTVDLYTDSTYVRNGVMSWMANWKRNGWRTKAGEPVKNEDLWRELDAAVARHHEVVWHWVKGHAGHVENERADRLAARGQREALEAAGVPVPQPRRRTAPHRS, encoded by the coding sequence GTGGCGGGGCTGAAGACGACACGGGTGCAGATCTGGACCGACGGCGCGTGCAGCGGCAATCCGGGGCCGGGCGGTTGGGGTGCCCTGCTGCGCTACGGCGAGGCCGAGAAGGAGCTGTGCGGCGGTGAGGCCAGCCCGACCACGAACAACCGGATGGAGCTCACCGCCCCGATCCGGGCGCTGGCCGCGCTGACCCGGACGTCCACCGTCGACCTCTACACCGACAGCACGTACGTCCGCAACGGCGTGATGTCGTGGATGGCGAACTGGAAACGCAACGGTTGGCGTACCAAGGCGGGCGAGCCGGTCAAGAACGAGGATTTGTGGCGGGAGCTCGACGCGGCCGTCGCCCGCCACCACGAGGTCGTCTGGCACTGGGTGAAGGGCCACGCCGGCCATGTGGAGAACGAGCGCGCCGACCGGCTCGCCGCGCGCGGTCAGCGGGAGGCGCTGGAGGCCGCCGGCGTCCCGGTGCCGCAGCCGCGTCGCCGCACCGCACCGCACCGCAGCTGA
- the pcaD gene encoding 3-oxoadipate enol-lactonase, producing the protein MTADSHPVAVDHEIVGPDGAPVVLLANSLGSTRAMWDPQVPVLTGAGLRVLRYDTRGHGRSPVPPGPYSLDDLGADVLALLDRLELDRVHVAGVSLGGMTGMWLAGHAAARVDRLVLCCTSALLGPAQAWADRAATVRAEGTGVVADTVAARWFTPGFAVRRPDVFAAAREMIAATPAEGYAGCCVAIGQMDLTGLLPRITAPTLVIAGADDPATPPSHSETIVAGIPDATLRIVADAAHLASVEQAEQVSELILTHLTGQEVTGDADRPAG; encoded by the coding sequence ATGACCGCCGACAGCCACCCGGTGGCGGTCGACCACGAGATCGTCGGACCCGACGGTGCGCCGGTGGTGCTGCTGGCCAACTCGCTGGGCAGCACCCGGGCGATGTGGGATCCGCAGGTGCCGGTGCTCACCGGTGCCGGGTTGCGGGTGCTGCGCTACGACACCCGGGGGCACGGCCGCTCCCCGGTACCGCCCGGTCCGTACAGTCTGGACGATCTCGGGGCCGACGTGCTCGCCCTGCTGGACCGCCTGGAGCTGGACCGGGTCCACGTGGCCGGGGTGTCCCTCGGCGGGATGACCGGGATGTGGCTGGCCGGGCACGCCGCCGCCCGGGTCGACCGGCTGGTGCTCTGCTGCACCTCGGCGCTGCTCGGCCCGGCGCAGGCGTGGGCCGACCGGGCGGCCACGGTGCGGGCCGAGGGCACCGGGGTGGTGGCCGACACGGTGGCGGCCCGCTGGTTCACCCCCGGGTTCGCCGTACGGCGACCCGACGTCTTCGCCGCCGCCCGCGAGATGATCGCGGCCACCCCGGCCGAGGGGTACGCCGGATGCTGCGTCGCGATCGGACAGATGGACCTGACCGGGCTGCTGCCGAGGATCACCGCGCCGACCCTGGTGATCGCCGGAGCCGACGACCCGGCCACCCCGCCGTCGCACAGCGAGACGATCGTCGCCGGCATCCCCGACGCCACCCTGCGGATCGTCGCCGACGCCGCGCATCTGGCCAGCGTGGAGCAGGCCGAACAGGTCTCCGAGCTGATCCTGACGCATCTCACCGGACAGGAGGTGACCGGCGATGCCGACCGACCCGCCGGCTGA